The following are from one region of the Segatella oris genome:
- a CDS encoding toprim domain-containing protein — protein MTIDEIKAISIKDYLGSMSIYPTKNYSYYGMYKSPFRNEHTPSFKVDYNQNLWYDFALDEGGSLIDLVMKLHNCSLIQAIELFNGKQNILPKLSIANSETNSPSQSRIEIIGSTFLCHPNLIEYFTHRGINLNIAKKYCKEIHYRIGDRSFYAIGFPNNSYGYALRNPYFKGCLPPSDVSYVPSPSEQINLFEGFMDYLSLLTMSPDEEKKAALILNSINNIKKSRFFLSKHKSICSYLDNDEGGKRTLEQLKRNGFAVQDCSSVFQNYKDLNEYLCAEFKHSEKTENKKIKGIKL, from the coding sequence ATGACAATAGATGAAATTAAAGCAATATCAATTAAAGATTACTTAGGTAGTATGTCCATATACCCAACAAAGAATTATAGCTATTACGGGATGTATAAAAGTCCATTCCGAAATGAACATACTCCAAGTTTCAAAGTTGATTATAACCAAAATCTATGGTATGACTTTGCACTTGATGAAGGTGGGAGTCTTATAGATTTAGTTATGAAATTACATAATTGCAGTTTAATACAAGCTATAGAGTTGTTTAATGGCAAACAAAATATCCTGCCAAAATTATCCATAGCTAATAGCGAAACAAATTCTCCAAGCCAATCACGTATAGAGATTATCGGCTCTACCTTCTTATGTCATCCGAATCTCATAGAATATTTCACACATAGAGGAATCAATCTGAACATTGCGAAAAAATATTGTAAGGAGATCCATTATAGAATTGGTGATAGAAGTTTTTACGCAATAGGTTTTCCAAACAATTCTTATGGGTATGCGTTGCGCAATCCGTACTTCAAAGGGTGTTTGCCTCCTTCCGATGTGTCGTATGTTCCCAGTCCTTCAGAACAAATCAATCTGTTTGAAGGTTTTATGGATTATCTTAGTCTGCTTACGATGAGTCCAGATGAAGAGAAGAAAGCTGCACTGATACTTAACTCGATTAATAATATCAAAAAGTCAAGATTTTTTCTTTCAAAGCACAAGTCCATCTGTTCATATTTAGATAATGATGAAGGAGGAAAGCGGACTTTAGAACAACTTAAAAGAAACGGTTTTGCTGTTCAAGACTGCTCTTCCGTCTTCCAGAATTATAAAGACCTAAATGAGTATTTATGTGCTGAATTCAAGCATTCAGAGAAAACAGAAAACAAGAAAATCAAAGGGATTAAGCTATGA
- a CDS encoding plasmid mobilization protein: MIKTEYKKGGRPTKGVAEKKKYRITVKLNTQDYYTLKGKAKSAGVTMSEFVRKILYKGNIIERLTVEQADFIRKLCGMANNLNQLAHRANAEGFCNVEPLHRQLIENIDNVLNMIRG, from the coding sequence ATGATAAAAACAGAATATAAAAAAGGTGGTCGTCCAACCAAGGGCGTAGCCGAAAAGAAGAAATACCGTATCACGGTGAAACTGAATACGCAGGATTACTATACGCTCAAAGGCAAAGCCAAAAGCGCAGGAGTAACCATGAGTGAGTTTGTAAGAAAAATTCTTTATAAAGGAAATATCATTGAACGACTGACCGTAGAGCAAGCAGACTTCATCCGCAAGCTGTGTGGAATGGCAAATAACCTCAATCAATTGGCACATCGTGCCAATGCCGAAGGCTTCTGTAATGTAGAACCTTTGCATCGTCAGCTTATAGAGAACATAGACAATGTACTTAATATGATAAGAGGATGA